A window of Oncorhynchus nerka isolate Pitt River linkage group LG4, Oner_Uvic_2.0, whole genome shotgun sequence contains these coding sequences:
- the LOC115119032 gene encoding sorting nexin-10B-like isoform X1, which yields MEIDNLMKQEFVSVWVQEPQFHKDDFWHTHVDYEICLHTNSMCFRKKTSSVRRRYSEFVWLRQRLQDNTMLIELPKLPPRNPFFSMKNPYKVNQRMNGLREFLEIILQDPLLLSDSRVHLFLQSQLSTTKMEACVLGRTRYTVAQAIQMCSDCHRTRFPIEKGSKVYFNSNCESLTSTTSSLGHSHDSGVPQSPSPLPFDCSTCENSDGNIRIRDAGFFSNLSESSCDQEHMEP from the exons ATGGAGATTGACAATCTAATGAAACAG GAGTTTGTCAGTGTCTGGGTCCAGGAGCCACAATTCCACAAAGATGACTTCTGGCACACGCACGTTGACTATGAGATCTGTTTACAT ACCAATAGCATGTGTTTTAGGAAGAAGACTTCCTCTGTGCGGAGGCGATACAGTGAGTTTGTATGGCTCCGGCAGCGTCTGCAGGACAACACTATGCTCAT AGAGTTGCCCAAACTGCCTCCCCGGAACCCTTTCTTCAGTATGAAAAACCCCTACAAGGTCAACCAGAGGATGAATGGCCTGCGGGAGTTTCTAGAGAT TATCCTCCAGGACCCCCTGCTGCTGTCTGACAGTAGAGTGCACCTGTTCCTCCAATCCCAGCTGAGTACGACCAAGATGGAGGCATGCGTCTTGGGCCGGACACGCTACACAGTGGCACAGGCCATCCAGATGTGTAGCGACTGTCACCGCACACGCTTCCCCATAGAGAAGGGCAGCAAGGTGTACTTCAACTCAAACTGTGAAAG CCTCACCAGCACCACGTCAAGTCTGGGCCACAGCCATGACTCTGGGGTCCCCCAGAGCCCCAGCCCTCTACCCTTTGACTGCAGCACCTGTGAAAATTCTGACGGCAACATTCGCATCCGGGATGCGGGATTCTTCAGCAATCTGTCAGAGTCGTCGTGTGACCAGGAACACATGGAGCCCTGA
- the LOC115119032 gene encoding sorting nexin-10A-like isoform X2, translating to MTSGTRTLTMRSVYMKKTSSVRRRYSEFVWLRQRLQDNTMLIELPKLPPRNPFFSMKNPYKVNQRMNGLREFLEIILQDPLLLSDSRVHLFLQSQLSTTKMEACVLGRTRYTVAQAIQMCSDCHRTRFPIEKGSKVYFNSNCESLTSTTSSLGHSHDSGVPQSPSPLPFDCSTCENSDGNIRIRDAGFFSNLSESSCDQEHMEP from the exons ATGACTTCTGGCACACGCACGTTGACTATGAGATCTGTTTACAT GAAGAAGACTTCCTCTGTGCGGAGGCGATACAGTGAGTTTGTATGGCTCCGGCAGCGTCTGCAGGACAACACTATGCTCAT AGAGTTGCCCAAACTGCCTCCCCGGAACCCTTTCTTCAGTATGAAAAACCCCTACAAGGTCAACCAGAGGATGAATGGCCTGCGGGAGTTTCTAGAGAT TATCCTCCAGGACCCCCTGCTGCTGTCTGACAGTAGAGTGCACCTGTTCCTCCAATCCCAGCTGAGTACGACCAAGATGGAGGCATGCGTCTTGGGCCGGACACGCTACACAGTGGCACAGGCCATCCAGATGTGTAGCGACTGTCACCGCACACGCTTCCCCATAGAGAAGGGCAGCAAGGTGTACTTCAACTCAAACTGTGAAAG CCTCACCAGCACCACGTCAAGTCTGGGCCACAGCCATGACTCTGGGGTCCCCCAGAGCCCCAGCCCTCTACCCTTTGACTGCAGCACCTGTGAAAATTCTGACGGCAACATTCGCATCCGGGATGCGGGATTCTTCAGCAATCTGTCAGAGTCGTCGTGTGACCAGGAACACATGGAGCCCTGA